A DNA window from Oncorhynchus tshawytscha isolate Ot180627B linkage group LG13, Otsh_v2.0, whole genome shotgun sequence contains the following coding sequences:
- the LOC121839120 gene encoding intraflagellar transport protein 20 homolog yields the protein MLCFSAPPSITQLLETGLVAMAKDPLGEAGLHFDELNKLRVLEPEVDQKTRELKEECEDFVDKIGQFQKIVGGLIELVDELAKEAETEKMKAIGARNLLKSVAKQREAQQQQLQALTAEKKMQLERYRIEYEALSKVEAEQNEFIEQFILQK from the exons ATGCTGTGTTTTTCAGCCCCCCCATCTATAACCCAGCTCTTGGAGACAGGCCTTGTGGCCATGGCAAAAGACCCGTTGGGTGAAGCTGGTCTTCATTTTGATGAGCTCAACAAGCTACGGGTGCTGGAACCAGAGGTGGACCAGAAGACCAGGGAGCTCAAGGAGGAGTGTGAAGACTTTGTTGACA AAATCGGCCAGTTTCAGAAGATAGTGGGTGGTCTCATTGAGCTGGTGGATGAATTGGcaaaagaggcagagacagaaaagATGAAG GCTATTGGAGCCAGGAACCTGTTGAAGTCTGTGGCCAAGCAGAGGGAGGCCCAGCAACAGCAGCTCCAGGCCCTGACAGCAGAGAAGAAGATGCAGCTGGAGAG GTATCGCATTGAGTACGAAGCTCTCTCAAAAGTGGAGGCTGAGCAGAATGAGTTTATCGAACAGTTCATTCTGCAGAAATAA
- the tmem97 gene encoding sigma intracellular receptor 2 yields MGILRILEIIFVFYFASHIPITLFIDLQALLPAQMYPQQLKDVLRWYGAEFRDPMMLNPPTWFKSFIFCEALVQTPFFPIAAYAFLKGGCKWIRTPAIVYSTHVVTTLVPILAHILYYPFPTEPHPGPQTQKERYTLAAIYAPYLLIPLMLLFTMLFSSAYNTNSQGGKGSAKAKKIK; encoded by the exons ATGGGTATTCTTCGTATATTAGAAATTATATTTGTCTTTTATTTTGCTTCTCACATTCCTATTACATTATTCATTGATCTTCAAGCGTTGCTTCCTGCGCAGATGTATCCTCAACAG ctGAAAGATGTTTTGAGATGGTATGGGGCTGAGTTCAGAGACCCCATGATGCTGAATCCCCCCACCTGGTTCAAGTCCTTCATCTTCTGCGAAGCTCTGGTTCAAACACCCTTCTTCCCCATAGCTGCATACGCCTTCCTGAAAG GAGGCTGCAAGTGGATCAGGACTCCGGCCATTGTGTATTCCACCCACGTAGTCACCACCCTGGTCCCCATCCTAGCCCACATCCTCTACTACCCCTTCCCCACAGAGCCCCACCCTGGCCCCCAGACCCAGAAGGAGCGTTACACCCTGGCAGCCATCTACGCTCCGTACCTCCTGATTCCTCTGATGCTGCTGTTCACAATGCTCTTCAGCTCAGCTTACAACACCAACAGTCAGGGAGGAAAGGGCTCAGCTAAGGCCAAGAAGATCAAATAA